A region of Bombilactobacillus folatiphilus DNA encodes the following proteins:
- the recA gene encoding recombinase RecA produces the protein MAKDNKNEKKGREEALNKALKQIEKDFGKGAIMRLGESPRTQISSISSGSLALDNALGIGGYPRGRIVEIYGPESSGKTTVALHAVAEVQKNGGTAAYIDAENAMDPTYAKALGVDVDKLLLSQPDTGEQGLEIADALIKSGAVDILVVDSVAALVPRAEIEGEMGDSHVGLQARMMSQALRKLSGNINKSKTIALFINQIREKVGVMFGNPETTPGGRALKFYATVRLEVRRSEQIKEGSDVIGNKVKIKVVKNKVAPPFKLAIVDMMYGHGISQTGEILDMAVDKDLVNKSGAWYSYNKERIGQGRENAKTYLDEHPEMRAEIKQKVRQAYQMDDDAKTATDSDKEVASRASVEVKNTETEELDLDTK, from the coding sequence TTGGCAAAAGATAATAAAAATGAAAAAAAAGGGCGCGAAGAAGCTTTAAATAAAGCTCTGAAACAAATTGAAAAAGATTTTGGTAAGGGTGCAATTATGCGTTTAGGAGAAAGTCCTCGAACGCAAATTTCATCAATTTCAAGTGGTTCGTTAGCTTTAGACAACGCGTTGGGAATTGGTGGTTATCCGCGTGGCCGAATTGTCGAAATTTATGGTCCTGAAAGTTCTGGTAAAACGACAGTGGCGTTACACGCTGTTGCAGAAGTACAAAAAAATGGGGGAACGGCTGCATATATTGATGCTGAAAATGCCATGGATCCCACTTATGCTAAAGCTTTGGGGGTTGATGTAGACAAATTGTTATTATCACAACCTGATACTGGTGAGCAAGGTCTAGAAATTGCTGATGCTTTAATAAAAAGTGGTGCAGTGGATATTTTAGTTGTTGATTCAGTGGCAGCTTTAGTTCCACGAGCTGAAATTGAGGGGGAAATGGGCGATTCTCATGTTGGCTTGCAGGCGCGTATGATGTCACAAGCTTTGCGTAAATTGTCTGGTAATATTAATAAAAGTAAGACGATCGCTTTATTTATTAATCAGATTCGTGAAAAAGTGGGCGTCATGTTTGGTAATCCAGAAACAACTCCTGGTGGTCGTGCTTTGAAATTTTATGCAACAGTGCGTTTGGAAGTGCGTCGTTCAGAGCAGATTAAAGAGGGTTCGGACGTGATTGGAAATAAAGTTAAGATTAAAGTAGTCAAAAATAAAGTTGCTCCTCCCTTTAAATTAGCAATTGTTGATATGATGTATGGTCATGGAATTTCCCAAACTGGTGAAATTTTAGATATGGCTGTTGATAAAGATTTAGTTAATAAGAGTGGTGCATGGTATTCTTACAATAAGGAGCGAATCGGACAAGGACGTGAAAATGCCAAAACGTATCTTGATGAGCATCCAGAGATGAGAGCAGAAATTAAACAAAAAGTACGTCAAGCTTATCAAATGGACGATGATGCCAAAACTGCGACTGATTCGGATAAAGAAGTTGCGTCAAGGGCTTCGGTTGAGGTTAAAAATACTGAAACTGAGGAATTGGATTTAGATACCAAGTGA
- the rny gene encoding ribonuclease Y has translation MFIITTLVVALVLIVIGIVVGFLVRKKVYENSLKQAGKSASDIINAAKKDAASAKKEALIEAREQSHKYRQEQEDDLRDRRKELQRQENRMLQREEVLDHKDSSLDQREHSLEKREQKIDTTEQQLEQQTKKVSSTLDQQQKKLEEIAAMTHDQARSHLLKQLDEHLVQEKAHLIKASEESAKQDATKKAKQIIVEAIQQSAADTVSETTVTTVSLPNEEMKGRIIGREGRNIRTLESLTGIDVIIDDTPQAVALSGFDPIRREIARIALEKLISDGRIHPARIEEMVDKSRKEMDTKIRELGEQTIYDLGIHNISPDLIKIIGRLNFRTSYGQNVLSHSVEVAKLAGTMAVELGEDETLARRAGLLHDIGKALDHEIEGSHVEIGVDITTKYKEPKVVINTIASHHGDVEPQSMIAVLVAAADAISAARPGARSESMENYIHRLEKLEEIANNYDGVDHSYAIQAGREIRIMVKPERISDNQTAILARNIRNQIEKELEYPGHIKVTVIRETRKIAYAK, from the coding sequence GTGTTTATAATAACCACCCTTGTAGTCGCATTGGTGTTAATAGTTATTGGTATTGTAGTTGGTTTTTTGGTTAGAAAAAAAGTCTATGAAAATAGTTTGAAGCAAGCAGGTAAGTCAGCATCAGATATCATTAACGCTGCGAAAAAAGATGCTGCTTCGGCTAAAAAAGAGGCATTAATTGAAGCACGCGAACAAAGTCACAAATATCGTCAAGAACAAGAAGATGATCTGCGTGATCGCCGTAAAGAATTACAACGGCAAGAAAATCGAATGCTCCAACGAGAAGAAGTTTTGGATCATAAAGACAGTTCGTTGGATCAACGTGAGCATTCTTTAGAGAAGCGTGAGCAAAAAATTGATACTACGGAACAACAATTAGAACAGCAAACCAAAAAGGTATCTTCAACCTTAGATCAACAGCAAAAAAAATTAGAAGAAATTGCCGCGATGACTCACGATCAAGCAAGGTCTCATCTTCTAAAACAGTTGGATGAACATTTGGTTCAGGAAAAAGCTCACTTAATTAAGGCTAGTGAAGAATCAGCCAAACAGGATGCAACTAAAAAAGCAAAACAAATTATTGTGGAAGCTATTCAACAAAGTGCAGCTGATACGGTTTCTGAAACTACAGTGACGACTGTTTCTTTACCAAATGAAGAAATGAAGGGACGGATTATTGGTCGTGAAGGTCGAAATATTCGTACTTTAGAGTCATTGACAGGGATAGACGTGATCATTGATGATACTCCGCAAGCGGTAGCTTTAAGCGGTTTTGATCCAATTCGTCGGGAAATTGCACGAATTGCATTGGAGAAGTTGATTTCTGATGGTCGGATCCATCCTGCGCGAATTGAAGAAATGGTTGATAAATCACGTAAAGAGATGGATACCAAGATTCGCGAATTAGGTGAGCAAACGATTTATGATCTGGGAATTCACAATATCAGCCCTGATCTGATTAAGATTATTGGTAGGTTGAATTTTAGAACTAGTTATGGTCAAAATGTATTGAGTCATTCGGTGGAAGTTGCTAAATTAGCTGGCACAATGGCTGTTGAATTAGGTGAAGATGAAACATTGGCGCGACGCGCAGGTTTATTACACGATATTGGTAAGGCATTGGATCATGAAATTGAAGGGTCTCACGTAGAAATTGGCGTTGATATCACGACTAAGTATAAGGAACCAAAGGTTGTGATTAACACGATTGCTTCACATCACGGTGATGTCGAACCACAATCAATGATTGCAGTTTTAGTTGCAGCTGCGGATGCAATCTCTGCTGCGCGTCCAGGCGCGCGATCAGAATCAATGGAGAATTACATTCATCGATTGGAGAAATTAGAGGAAATTGCTAATAATTATGATGGCGTTGATCATAGCTATGCAATTCAAGCAGGACGAGAAATCAGAATTATGGTCAAGCCAGAACGAATTTCTGATAATCAAACTGCTATTCTCGCACGAAATATTCGTAATCAAATCGAAAAAGAATTGGAGTATCCAGGACACATTAAAGTTACTGTGATTCGGGAAACTCGAAAAATTGCTTATGCCAAATAA